One window from the genome of Pararhizobium gei encodes:
- the ypfJ gene encoding KPN_02809 family neutral zinc metallopeptidase, with amino-acid sequence MEWKGRRQSGNVEDVRGSSPSRGGLGGSPFGRGGGFRLPGGGGRGGGMSVGTIIVLVVIYFGLKMMGIDLLQVMEGGSVSPGGYEQTQGTAPTGTAAEEETKAFVSTVLAETEDTWNGIFQASGQTYQEPKLVLFRDGIDSACGSASAASGPFYCPGDQKVYLDMSFFDELAQRFGASGDFAEAYVISHEVGHHVQNLLGILPKVNAQRQRMSEADSNLMSIRVELQADCFAGIWGKFTEQKGLLEKGDLEEALNAATQIGDDTLQKRTQGYVVPESFNHGTSAQRSAWFKRGFDSGKLSSCDTFNSDI; translated from the coding sequence ATGGAATGGAAAGGCCGCCGCCAGTCGGGCAATGTTGAGGATGTTCGGGGCTCAAGCCCGTCACGCGGCGGTCTGGGCGGCAGTCCCTTTGGACGCGGCGGCGGATTTCGACTCCCTGGCGGCGGCGGTCGAGGCGGCGGCATGAGCGTCGGCACCATCATCGTCCTGGTGGTCATCTATTTCGGCTTGAAGATGATGGGCATTGACCTGCTTCAGGTCATGGAAGGCGGTTCCGTCAGTCCGGGCGGGTACGAGCAGACGCAGGGCACGGCGCCCACCGGTACGGCGGCAGAAGAGGAAACGAAGGCTTTCGTATCGACCGTTCTCGCCGAGACGGAAGACACCTGGAACGGCATTTTCCAGGCCAGCGGCCAGACCTATCAGGAGCCGAAGCTCGTGCTGTTCCGCGATGGCATTGATTCGGCCTGCGGATCGGCGTCCGCCGCCAGCGGCCCGTTCTATTGCCCGGGAGACCAGAAGGTCTATCTCGACATGTCGTTTTTCGATGAACTGGCGCAACGTTTTGGCGCGTCCGGCGATTTCGCGGAAGCCTATGTCATTTCCCATGAAGTCGGACACCATGTGCAGAACCTGCTCGGCATTCTGCCCAAGGTGAACGCGCAACGTCAGCGGATGAGCGAGGCCGATTCGAACTTAATGTCGATCCGCGTCGAACTGCAGGCGGATTGCTTCGCAGGTATTTGGGGCAAGTTCACCGAACAGAAAGGATTGCTGGAAAAGGGCGATCTGGAAGAGGCCCTGAACGCTGCCACACAGATCGGCGATGACACGCTGCAGAAGCGTACCCAGGGCTATGTGGTGCCTGAAAGCTTTAACCATGGAACTTCCGCACAGCGTTCGGCCTGGTTCAAGCGCGGCTTCGACAGCGGCAAACTCTCGTCCTGCGATACGTTCAATTCCGATATTTGA
- a CDS encoding LysR family transcriptional regulator — protein MTDLPLADLDAFTAVAQERSFRAAARRRGVSASSLSEALKRLEERLGLRLLNRTTRSVTLTEAGERLIERLSPALGEVASALEDVNRFRDSATGTLRLNVATVVARAILPDIAADFLKAYPGIVLEVSADDSFIDVLAAGFDAGVRYDERLEKDMIAVPIGPRRQRFVTAASPAYLLANGEPRHPREVLDHACIRHRFASGRMSSWEFERGDETIRISPRPRVIANTLELEIGAAASGLGIIATFEEFLAPSIARGELVPILQDWQQDFPGPYLYYASRKHMPPPLRAFVDFIKGRR, from the coding sequence ATGACCGATCTGCCCCTTGCCGATCTCGACGCGTTCACCGCGGTGGCACAGGAGCGCAGCTTTCGGGCTGCGGCCCGAAGACGGGGCGTCTCGGCTTCGTCTCTCAGCGAAGCACTAAAGCGGCTGGAAGAACGGCTTGGGTTGCGCCTGCTCAACCGCACCACCCGCAGCGTCACGCTGACCGAGGCTGGCGAGCGACTGATCGAACGCCTGTCTCCGGCGCTTGGAGAGGTTGCTTCGGCGCTCGAGGATGTAAACCGCTTTCGCGACAGCGCGACCGGCACGCTTCGGCTGAATGTTGCAACCGTGGTCGCCCGCGCCATTCTGCCTGACATTGCGGCGGACTTCCTCAAGGCCTATCCCGGCATCGTCCTGGAGGTCAGCGCCGACGACAGTTTCATCGATGTGCTCGCGGCCGGCTTCGATGCCGGCGTGCGCTACGACGAGCGGCTGGAAAAGGATATGATCGCCGTACCGATCGGCCCGCGGCGGCAGCGTTTCGTGACCGCGGCTTCTCCCGCCTATCTCCTGGCGAATGGCGAGCCGCGCCATCCGCGCGAGGTGCTTGATCACGCCTGCATTCGCCATCGTTTCGCCAGCGGCAGGATGTCGTCATGGGAGTTCGAGAGAGGCGACGAAACCATCCGTATTTCGCCACGCCCACGTGTCATCGCCAATACGTTGGAGCTGGAGATCGGCGCCGCGGCTTCAGGGCTCGGCATCATCGCCACCTTTGAAGAATTCCTGGCGCCGTCCATCGCTCGCGGTGAACTCGTGCCGATCCTGCAGGACTGGCAGCAGGATTTTCCGGGGCCTTATCTGTACTACGCCAGCCGCAAGCACATGCCGCCGCCGCTCAGGGCCTTTGTCGATTTCATCAAGGGCCGACGCTGA
- a CDS encoding aldo/keto reductase — MKYVQLGKTGPSVSTLGLGCMGMSGLYGPSDRKESIATIHAAMDAGITLIDTGDFYGMGHNEMLIGEAAKGVDRDRVVLSVKAGALRDVAGGFNGIDNRPAALKNFIAYSLQRLGVDYIDIYRPARLDPDVPIEDTVGAIADMIKAGYVRHIGLSEVGADTIRRAAAVHPIADLQIEYSLISRGIEDTILPACRELSIGITAYGVLSRGLISGHWQKGHGTTAGDFRAFSPRFQEGNLESNLALVEALRGVAETKGVSVAQIAIAWVAAKGSDIVPVIGARTVERLEEALGSQAVHLNPGDLSAIDAAIPKDAAAGGRYPEAMLAHMDSEK, encoded by the coding sequence ATGAAATATGTTCAACTCGGCAAGACCGGTCCTTCGGTTTCCACCCTCGGTCTCGGCTGTATGGGAATGTCCGGCCTCTATGGACCTTCCGACCGAAAGGAGAGCATCGCCACTATCCACGCTGCCATGGATGCCGGGATCACTCTCATCGACACAGGCGATTTCTACGGCATGGGCCACAACGAAATGCTGATCGGCGAAGCAGCGAAGGGCGTTGACCGTGACAGGGTGGTCCTCAGCGTCAAAGCCGGCGCCCTGCGCGACGTGGCGGGCGGCTTCAACGGCATCGACAACCGTCCGGCCGCCCTGAAAAATTTTATAGCCTATTCCCTGCAACGGCTGGGCGTCGATTATATCGACATCTACAGGCCAGCACGGCTTGATCCCGATGTGCCGATCGAAGACACTGTTGGCGCCATCGCCGACATGATCAAGGCTGGCTATGTCCGCCATATCGGTCTTTCCGAGGTCGGCGCCGACACGATCCGCCGGGCTGCGGCTGTACACCCGATTGCCGATCTTCAGATCGAATATTCCCTGATATCGCGGGGCATAGAAGACACGATCCTGCCGGCCTGCCGCGAGCTCAGCATCGGCATCACCGCCTATGGCGTGCTCTCGCGTGGCCTGATCAGCGGCCACTGGCAAAAAGGCCATGGAACGACGGCCGGTGATTTCCGCGCCTTCAGCCCCCGTTTTCAGGAGGGCAATCTCGAAAGCAACCTTGCCCTGGTCGAGGCTTTGCGTGGTGTCGCCGAAACCAAGGGTGTCTCCGTGGCGCAGATTGCCATCGCCTGGGTGGCCGCTAAGGGCAGCGACATCGTGCCGGTGATCGGCGCCCGCACGGTCGAACGACTGGAGGAAGCGCTGGGGTCGCAGGCTGTGCATCTCAACCCAGGCGACCTGTCGGCTATCGACGCCGCTATTCCGAAAGACGCAGCTGCCGGTGGACGGTATCCGGAAGCGATGCTCGCGCACATGGATAGCGAGAAGTAG
- the carB gene encoding carbamoyl-phosphate synthase large subunit, which translates to MPKRQDIKSILIIGAGPIVIGQACEFDYSGTQACKALKEEGYRVILVNSNPATIMTDPDMADATYVEPITPEVVAKIIAKERPDALLPTMGGQTALNTALSLKRMGVLDRYNVEMIGAKPEAIDMAEDRALFREAMSRIGLETPKSLLANATEIKDVDRKLHVAERDKLKAQLSGADLDKALDALENTWNLGETDRKQRYMSHAMAIGAQALDTIGLPAIIRPSFTMGGTGGGIAYNRSEFFEIVNSGLDASPTTEVLIEESVLGWKEYEMEVVRDTADNCIIICSIENIDPMGVHTGDSITVAPALTLTDKEYQIMRNASIAVLREIGVETGGSNVQFAVNPENGRLVVIEMNPRVSRSSALASKATGFPIAKIAAKLAVGYTLDELDNDITGGATPASFEPSIDYVVTKIPRFAFEKFPGAGTTLTTAMKSVGEVMAIGRTFAESLQKALRGLETGLTGLDEIEIPGLEDNGDSKNAIRAAIGTPTPDRLRMVAQALRLGMSEADVHDGSKIDPWFIAQLKAIVDMEARVREHGLPDDAENLRMLKAMGFSDARLATLSKSRPKEVAELRNRLNVRPVYKRIDTCAAEFASPTAYMYSTYETPFDGKARSEAQISDRKKVVILGGGPNRIGQGIEFDYCCCHAAFALKDAGYEAIMVNCNPETVSTDYDTSDRLYFEPLTAEDVIEILRAEQENGILHGVIVQFGGQTPLKLAEALEKNGIPILGTAPDMIDLAEDRDRFQKLLMKLDLNQPNNGIAYSVEQARLVASEIGFPLVVRPSYVLGGRAMQIIHSESMLQTYLLDTVPELVPEDIKQRYPNDKTGQINTLLGKNPLLFDSYLTNAVEVDVDALSDGETVFVSGIMEHIEEAGIHSGDSACSLPVYTLSDEIVDELERQTKAMAKALKVGGLMNVQYAIKDGTIYVLEVNPRASRTVPFVAKTIGAPIAKIAARIMAGEKLDDAIAAYGKKPDPRNLNHIAVKEAVFPFARFPGVDILLGPEMRSTGEVIGLDTDFALAFAKAQLGAGVDLPREGTVFVSVRDEDKDRVLPAIRHLTEIGFKVLATGGTARFLGENGITATKINKVQEGRPHIEDAIRNRQVQLVINTTDSNKAISDSKSLRRATLMQKVPYYTTMAGAEAAAKAIGALKAGSLEVRTLQSYF; encoded by the coding sequence ATGCCAAAGCGCCAAGATATCAAATCGATCCTCATCATCGGCGCGGGTCCGATCGTGATCGGCCAGGCTTGCGAATTCGACTATTCCGGCACGCAGGCCTGCAAGGCACTCAAGGAAGAGGGTTACCGGGTCATTCTGGTTAACTCCAATCCGGCGACGATCATGACCGATCCGGACATGGCAGATGCCACCTATGTCGAACCGATCACCCCCGAGGTGGTTGCCAAGATCATAGCCAAGGAACGCCCGGACGCGCTTTTGCCGACGATGGGGGGCCAGACGGCGCTGAACACGGCACTCTCCTTGAAGCGCATGGGCGTGCTCGACCGCTACAATGTCGAGATGATCGGCGCCAAGCCTGAAGCCATCGACATGGCCGAGGACCGGGCGCTGTTTCGCGAAGCCATGTCGCGCATCGGGCTCGAAACGCCGAAATCGCTGCTCGCCAATGCCACCGAGATCAAGGATGTCGACCGCAAGCTGCATGTTGCCGAACGCGACAAGCTGAAGGCGCAACTGTCGGGCGCCGATCTCGACAAGGCGCTGGACGCGCTGGAAAACACCTGGAACCTCGGCGAGACCGACCGCAAGCAGCGCTATATGAGCCATGCCATGGCAATCGGCGCACAGGCGCTCGACACGATTGGCCTTCCGGCCATCATCCGCCCGTCCTTCACCATGGGCGGCACCGGCGGCGGCATTGCCTATAACCGCTCGGAATTCTTCGAGATCGTCAATTCCGGCCTTGATGCCTCTCCCACCACCGAAGTGCTGATCGAGGAATCGGTGCTGGGCTGGAAGGAGTACGAGATGGAAGTGGTCCGTGACACGGCGGACAATTGCATCATCATCTGCTCGATCGAGAACATCGACCCGATGGGCGTTCATACAGGCGATTCCATTACGGTCGCCCCAGCGCTGACGCTGACGGACAAAGAATACCAGATCATGCGCAACGCCTCGATCGCCGTGCTGCGCGAGATCGGCGTCGAGACCGGCGGCTCGAACGTGCAGTTCGCCGTGAACCCCGAGAACGGCCGTCTCGTCGTCATCGAGATGAATCCGCGCGTCTCGCGCTCGTCGGCCCTGGCGTCGAAGGCAACCGGCTTCCCGATCGCCAAGATCGCCGCCAAGCTTGCCGTCGGCTATACGCTGGACGAACTCGATAACGACATTACCGGCGGTGCGACGCCGGCTTCGTTCGAGCCGTCCATAGACTATGTCGTCACGAAAATCCCGCGTTTCGCCTTCGAAAAATTCCCGGGTGCCGGCACGACGCTGACGACGGCGATGAAGTCGGTCGGCGAGGTCATGGCGATCGGCCGGACTTTTGCCGAATCGCTGCAAAAGGCGCTGCGCGGTCTGGAAACGGGCCTGACCGGTCTCGATGAAATCGAAATTCCCGGCCTTGAGGACAATGGCGACAGCAAGAACGCCATTCGCGCCGCCATCGGCACACCGACGCCCGACCGGTTGCGCATGGTCGCACAGGCTCTGCGCCTGGGCATGTCGGAAGCGGATGTCCATGATGGTTCCAAAATCGACCCGTGGTTCATCGCCCAGCTCAAGGCGATAGTCGACATGGAGGCCCGCGTGCGGGAGCACGGACTTCCGGATGATGCCGAAAACCTGCGGATGCTGAAGGCCATGGGCTTTTCCGATGCCCGCCTGGCAACGCTCTCCAAGAGCCGCCCGAAGGAAGTGGCTGAACTGCGCAATAGGCTGAATGTCCGTCCGGTCTACAAGCGCATCGACACATGTGCCGCGGAATTCGCCTCGCCCACCGCCTATATGTACTCGACATACGAGACGCCCTTCGACGGGAAGGCGCGCTCCGAAGCGCAGATTTCCGACCGTAAGAAGGTCGTCATCCTCGGCGGCGGTCCAAACCGGATCGGTCAGGGCATCGAGTTCGACTATTGCTGCTGCCATGCCGCCTTCGCGCTGAAGGATGCCGGCTATGAAGCCATCATGGTCAACTGCAACCCGGAAACCGTCTCGACCGATTACGACACGTCCGACCGGCTCTATTTCGAGCCGCTGACGGCAGAAGACGTGATCGAAATCCTGCGCGCAGAACAGGAAAACGGGATCTTACACGGCGTCATCGTCCAGTTCGGCGGCCAGACGCCGCTGAAGCTTGCCGAAGCCCTGGAAAAGAACGGCATCCCGATCCTCGGCACGGCGCCGGATATGATCGACCTGGCCGAAGACCGCGACCGCTTCCAGAAGCTTTTGATGAAGCTCGACCTCAACCAGCCGAACAACGGTATCGCCTATTCGGTCGAACAGGCCCGGCTCGTGGCATCGGAAATCGGCTTCCCGCTGGTCGTGCGCCCGTCCTATGTCCTGGGCGGCCGCGCCATGCAGATCATCCATTCGGAATCGATGCTGCAGACCTATCTGCTCGACACCGTGCCGGAACTGGTCCCGGAAGACATCAAGCAGCGCTACCCGAATGACAAGACCGGGCAGATCAACACGCTGCTCGGCAAGAACCCGCTGCTGTTCGACAGCTACCTGACCAATGCCGTCGAAGTTGACGTCGATGCGCTCTCCGATGGCGAGACCGTCTTCGTCTCCGGCATCATGGAGCATATCGAGGAAGCCGGCATTCACTCGGGCGATAGCGCCTGCTCGCTGCCTGTCTACACGCTGTCTGACGAGATCGTCGATGAACTGGAACGCCAGACCAAGGCGATGGCCAAGGCGCTGAAAGTCGGCGGCCTGATGAACGTGCAATACGCCATCAAGGATGGCACGATCTACGTTCTCGAAGTCAATCCGCGCGCCTCGCGCACGGTTCCCTTCGTCGCCAAAACCATCGGCGCACCGATCGCCAAGATCGCCGCGCGCATCATGGCCGGCGAAAAGCTCGACGACGCCATTGCCGCCTATGGCAAGAAGCCGGATCCGCGCAACCTGAACCATATCGCCGTCAAGGAAGCCGTCTTCCCGTTTGCCCGCTTCCCCGGCGTCGATATTCTGCTCGGCCCGGAAATGCGCTCTACCGGCGAAGTCATTGGTCTTGACACCGACTTCGCGCTGGCCTTTGCAAAAGCCCAGCTCGGCGCCGGCGTCGACCTGCCGCGCGAAGGCACGGTCTTCGTTTCGGTGCGCGACGAGGACAAGGACCGGGTCCTGCCGGCCATCCGCCATTTGACCGAGATCGGCTTCAAGGTGCTGGCCACCGGCGGCACGGCTCGCTTCCTTGGCGAAAACGGCATAACCGCCACAAAGATCAACAAGGTGCAGGAAGGACGCCCGCACATCGAGGACGCCATCCGCAACCGTCAGGTTCAGCTCGTCATCAACACGACGGATTCGAACAAGGCAATTTCCGATTCGAAGTCGCTGCGCCGCGCCACGCTCATGCAAAAAGTGCCCTATTACACCACGATGGCCGGCGCCGAAGCAGCCGCCAAGGCAATCGGGGCGCTGAAGGCCGGAAGCCTCGAAGTGAGAACACTTCAGAGCTATTTCTGA
- a CDS encoding aldo/keto reductase — protein MTISTRKLGGQGLEVSAIGLGCMGMSQSYGPADETESIATLHRAIDIGCTFLDTAEVYGPYTNETLLGQALKGRRGRVVLATKFGFQIKDGKQTGALDSRPEHIRGALEGSLRRLATDHVDLLYQHRVDPAVPIEDVAGTVGDLIAEGKVRFFGLSEAGIANIRRAHAVHPVSVLQSEYSLWERNLEVDIIPVLRELGIGLVPFSPLGRGFLTGAVKRAEDYPEGDFRRNDPRYQGENYDTNVKAAQVVRDLAAEKHVKPGQIALAWLLHKGDDIVPIPGTKRRTYLEENMAAAGIALDVTEMGALDDALSPEKIAGDRYAATIMATIDR, from the coding sequence ATGACAATTTCGACGCGCAAACTCGGCGGTCAAGGACTTGAAGTCTCCGCCATCGGCCTCGGCTGCATGGGGATGAGCCAGTCCTATGGCCCTGCCGATGAAACCGAATCCATCGCGACCTTGCACCGGGCAATCGACATAGGCTGCACCTTCCTCGATACGGCAGAGGTCTACGGCCCCTACACCAACGAGACCCTTCTGGGACAGGCGCTGAAAGGGCGGCGCGGCCGGGTGGTTCTGGCGACCAAATTCGGCTTTCAGATTAAGGACGGCAAGCAGACGGGTGCGCTGGACAGCCGCCCCGAGCACATCCGGGGCGCTCTGGAGGGGTCGTTGCGCCGGCTTGCCACGGACCATGTCGATCTTTTGTATCAACACCGCGTCGATCCGGCTGTCCCCATTGAGGACGTTGCCGGAACAGTCGGCGATCTTATCGCCGAAGGAAAGGTTCGTTTCTTCGGGCTGTCGGAAGCCGGCATCGCCAATATCCGCCGGGCGCACGCAGTGCATCCGGTCTCTGTCCTGCAAAGCGAATACTCCCTCTGGGAGCGCAATCTTGAGGTCGATATCATCCCGGTCCTGCGTGAACTCGGTATCGGCCTTGTGCCGTTCTCGCCGCTGGGCCGCGGCTTTCTGACCGGCGCGGTCAAGCGGGCCGAGGATTATCCGGAGGGCGATTTCCGGCGCAACGATCCCCGCTATCAGGGCGAGAACTACGATACCAATGTCAAGGCAGCGCAGGTCGTGCGCGATCTTGCAGCGGAAAAGCATGTGAAACCCGGCCAGATCGCGCTTGCCTGGCTTTTGCACAAAGGTGACGACATCGTGCCTATCCCCGGCACCAAACGCCGGACCTATCTGGAGGAAAACATGGCCGCTGCTGGCATTGCTCTCGATGTAACCGAGATGGGTGCGCTGGACGATGCCCTTTCGCCGGAAAAGATCGCGGGCGACCGCTACGCCGCCACGATCATGGCGACCATCGACCGTTAG
- a CDS encoding MATE family efflux transporter, which yields MSTSSHTLYRGRPDNSWPAHYRASIALGVPFVCAQLAQFAIHATDVLMVGRLGTTELAAMVLAAQTFFTVFIFGSGFANAVVPIVAQAQGRGDLVAVRRAVRMGMWAVLGYGVLTMPLLWHAESVLLAMHQQPEVAALAGRYLRVALWGMFPALLFMVLRGFLSSLERAGIILYVTIAVLAANALLCYVFIFGHFGAPALGIVGAAISALAVNTLSFVLLYAYIQMQPQTRAYEIFVRFWRPDWPVLKDVVKLGLPIAVTILAEVSLFTVASLLMGMIGTVELAAHGIALQFASIAFMVPLGLAQVATVRIGLAHGRRDAEGIKRGAIAVLVIGCGFALIGSTVFALFSTELAALYLDTSRPDAAQVLAYAGPLIVIAGAFQLVDGVQALAAGMLRGLKDTTVPMVLALISYWAIGFVAAYLLAFHAGLGGVGVWYGFVLGLAAASITLTWRFFRFLSRERKLLALPA from the coding sequence ATGTCGACGTCAAGCCACACCCTGTACAGGGGCCGCCCCGATAATTCCTGGCCGGCGCATTATCGCGCCAGCATTGCGCTTGGCGTTCCCTTCGTCTGTGCGCAGCTTGCCCAGTTTGCAATCCACGCAACAGACGTGCTGATGGTCGGCAGGCTCGGGACAACGGAACTGGCGGCCATGGTTCTTGCGGCGCAGACCTTCTTTACGGTTTTCATCTTCGGGTCGGGCTTCGCCAATGCGGTCGTGCCGATTGTGGCGCAGGCGCAGGGACGTGGCGATCTTGTCGCCGTTCGCCGGGCGGTGCGCATGGGCATGTGGGCGGTGCTCGGCTATGGGGTTTTGACCATGCCGCTTCTCTGGCATGCTGAATCGGTGCTTTTGGCGATGCATCAGCAGCCCGAGGTCGCAGCCCTTGCCGGACGCTATCTGCGCGTCGCTCTGTGGGGCATGTTTCCGGCGCTGCTCTTCATGGTGTTGCGGGGCTTTCTGAGTTCCCTGGAGCGCGCCGGCATCATTCTTTACGTCACGATCGCAGTGCTCGCGGCGAATGCGCTGCTTTGCTATGTCTTCATCTTCGGCCATTTCGGCGCCCCGGCTCTCGGCATCGTCGGCGCGGCCATCTCGGCGCTGGCGGTCAATACGCTGAGCTTCGTGCTGCTCTACGCCTATATCCAGATGCAGCCGCAGACGCGGGCTTACGAGATCTTCGTGCGGTTCTGGCGGCCGGACTGGCCTGTGCTGAAGGATGTCGTCAAGCTCGGCCTGCCGATCGCCGTGACCATTCTTGCCGAAGTCAGCCTGTTCACCGTCGCGTCGCTTCTGATGGGCATGATCGGTACGGTCGAACTGGCGGCGCACGGCATCGCGCTGCAGTTTGCCTCGATCGCCTTCATGGTGCCGCTTGGTCTGGCGCAGGTCGCGACGGTACGGATCGGCCTTGCGCATGGTCGGCGCGATGCGGAGGGTATCAAGCGGGGGGCGATTGCCGTTCTCGTCATCGGCTGCGGCTTCGCCCTGATCGGCAGCACGGTCTTCGCGCTGTTTTCGACCGAGCTTGCCGCGCTGTATCTCGATACAAGCAGGCCCGACGCGGCGCAGGTCCTGGCCTATGCCGGCCCGCTGATCGTCATCGCCGGCGCCTTCCAGCTGGTGGACGGCGTGCAGGCGCTTGCGGCCGGCATGTTGCGAGGGCTGAAGGATACGACGGTGCCGATGGTGCTGGCGCTGATCTCCTACTGGGCGATCGGTTTCGTCGCCGCCTATCTGCTCGCCTTCCACGCCGGCCTTGGCGGCGTCGGCGTCTGGTACGGCTTCGTTCTGGGGCTTGCCGCCGCCAGCATCACGCTCACCTGGCGGTTTTTCCGGTTCCTGTCGCGGGAACGCAAGCTGTTGGCTTTGCCAGCCTGA
- a CDS encoding pyridoxamine 5'-phosphate oxidase family protein has protein sequence MTLTIMDNKGCIDVLSSNHIAHLACVRDNRPYVVPIQYAFDPRNLYIFSMPGQKIDWLRDNPKACVQVTDIRDTGEWRSVVVDGDFEEYPDGDQWHDARLHAWSLLEKRANWWEPGSFKPEAQAVSGDTLAPVFFSVRIGTMSGRHSIPDAA, from the coding sequence ATGACTTTGACAATCATGGACAACAAGGGTTGTATCGATGTGCTGTCGAGCAATCACATCGCCCATTTGGCATGCGTTCGCGACAACCGACCCTACGTCGTGCCAATTCAATACGCGTTCGACCCGCGCAATCTCTATATCTTTTCAATGCCGGGGCAGAAGATCGACTGGTTGCGGGACAACCCGAAGGCCTGCGTGCAGGTCACCGATATCAGGGACACGGGGGAATGGCGCAGCGTCGTCGTCGATGGCGATTTTGAGGAATATCCGGACGGCGACCAGTGGCACGACGCACGGCTCCACGCGTGGTCCCTTTTGGAAAAGCGCGCGAACTGGTGGGAGCCCGGCAGTTTCAAGCCTGAGGCTCAAGCCGTCAGCGGCGACACCCTCGCCCCGGTCTTTTTCAGCGTCCGAATCGGCACCATGTCGGGCCGGCACTCGATCCCGGATGCGGCGTAA
- a CDS encoding TCR/Tet family MFS transporter has protein sequence MIDPKSARRGLTIVFLILFLDIVGIAIIMPVLPAFLKELTGDTISEAAVDGGWLLLVYSGMQFVFAPLIGNLSDRFGRRPVLLASVLTFALDNLICALAASYWMLFVGRMLAGISGASFSTAAAYLADVSDDTNRAKNFGLIGIAFGTGFALGPVLGGLLGEFGPRIPFYGAAILSFANFLVALFLLPETLESHNRRRFEWKRANPLGALKQMRNYPGIGPVLLVFFLLWQAHAVYPAVWSFVSAYRYNWSEGQIGLSLGIFGVCGAIVMAVVLPRVIAALGEWRTGAAGLIFTGLALVGYALSVEGWMVYAVILLTCFEALADPPLRSLAAAKVPPSAQGELQGALSSIASFTTILGPLMFAQVFNLFTAPGAVVRFAGAPYALASVFIGIAVVVYLTMVRPKTEGRSTGSSQSS, from the coding sequence ATGATCGATCCCAAATCAGCGCGGCGCGGTCTGACGATTGTCTTTCTCATTCTTTTCCTCGATATCGTCGGCATCGCCATCATCATGCCCGTGCTGCCTGCGTTTCTCAAGGAACTGACCGGCGACACGATTAGCGAGGCGGCGGTCGATGGCGGCTGGCTGCTGCTGGTGTATTCCGGCATGCAGTTCGTTTTCGCGCCGCTGATCGGCAATCTGTCCGACCGGTTCGGGCGGCGTCCGGTCCTTCTGGCCTCGGTGCTCACCTTCGCGCTCGACAATCTCATCTGCGCTCTGGCCGCAAGCTACTGGATGCTGTTCGTCGGGCGCATGCTGGCGGGGATCAGCGGCGCCAGCTTTTCGACAGCGGCCGCCTACCTCGCCGATGTCAGCGACGACACCAACCGGGCAAAGAATTTCGGTCTGATCGGCATTGCTTTCGGCACCGGATTTGCGCTTGGGCCCGTGCTTGGCGGACTGCTTGGGGAGTTCGGTCCGCGTATTCCCTTCTACGGCGCGGCGATACTGTCGTTTGCGAATTTTCTTGTCGCCCTGTTCCTGTTGCCGGAAACGCTGGAGAGCCACAACCGCCGCCGGTTCGAATGGAAGCGCGCCAATCCGCTGGGCGCGTTGAAGCAGATGCGCAACTATCCGGGCATCGGGCCGGTGCTGCTGGTTTTCTTCCTTCTGTGGCAGGCGCATGCCGTCTACCCTGCGGTCTGGTCCTTCGTGTCGGCCTACCGCTACAATTGGAGCGAGGGGCAGATCGGCCTGTCGCTCGGGATTTTCGGCGTCTGCGGCGCCATTGTCATGGCGGTGGTTTTGCCGAGGGTGATCGCTGCTCTCGGCGAGTGGCGAACGGGGGCCGCAGGGCTGATCTTTACCGGTCTGGCACTGGTCGGCTACGCGCTCTCGGTGGAGGGCTGGATGGTCTATGCCGTGATCCTGCTGACCTGTTTCGAAGCGCTTGCAGATCCGCCGTTGCGCAGTCTGGCTGCGGCAAAAGTGCCGCCGTCGGCGCAGGGCGAACTGCAGGGAGCGCTGTCGAGCATTGCCAGCTTCACGACGATTCTCGGGCCGCTGATGTTCGCCCAAGTCTTCAATCTGTTTACCGCGCCAGGGGCGGTCGTCCGTTTTGCCGGCGCGCCCTATGCGCTCGCCTCCGTCTTTATCGGCATTGCGGTTGTTGTCTACCTGACAATGGTTCGTCCTAAAACCGAAGGGCGGAGCACCGGGTCGTCCCAGTCTTCCTGA